AATTCACTCTGAAGCTTTTTTTACCCAGTGTATCTTTGTCCCGCACAGAAGAAGAAAATCGCTCAAATCAGAGTGCGGCTAATATTAATGGCTATACTGGCAAGACTAAACACCTTATGGTGGTTGATGATAATCCCAATCATCGCAACCTGATGAATGATTTCCTACAACCATTGGGATTTATCGTACACCTAGCTGAGTCAGCAGAGCAGGCTCTGGAATTGCTACCTCAACTATCCATTGATTTATTTTTACTGGATATCTCTATGCCGGGCATGGACGGTTGGCAGTTGGTGGAACAATTACATCAGCAAGGCAACGATAAACCAATCATTATCATTTCTGCCGACCCTTATACAAAAACTCAAATACAGCTGCATAAAGCTGACATTGATGCCTATATCACCAAGCCAGTAGCCTTTGAAAAATTATTGCACCAATTGCAGATTAGCCTTGAAGTGCAATGGCAAATGGCAGAAACCGCAATAGCTGAATCAACATCCTCTGGCAAACCATCTGAATTGACTCAAGTTACACCTGCCGAAAAAACACTCTCTCATGAGCCGGATCAAAAAGTACTGGCTTCTTTAAAGAAATATGCTCAAATAGGTTATTTGAATGGTGTTTTAGAGAGTATTGAACAATTGGCAATAGATAATACCGAAACAAAATGGCTCAAAACACTGAAAATTTTATCGGAACAGTGCAACCTCAATGAAATTGTTCGTCTTATTGATGAACATAGCCTGATAGCCCCCGAACAGCAGGAGAAAAAAGTTTGAAAATGCAGTTTAAGGACAAGCTCACGGTATTAGTAGTTGATGACTCACCCGAATCATTAAGCATGATCAATATGGCATTGGATGATGCAGGCATCGCTGTTTTAGTTGCCTTAAATGGTCAACAGGCCATCAACGTCTTAGAGCATGTGACACCGGACATCGTCTTATTAGATGCCGTCATGCCAGTCATGGATGGCTTTCAATGTGCCCGTGAAGTACGTAAGAAACTACCTCTGACACCGATTATTTTTATGACCGGACTCAGTGAAGTGGAACACATTGTTAAAGCTTTTGACGCTGGGGCAAATGACTATATCGTTAAACCCATTCGCCCGGAAGAAATGTTGGTTCGGATCCGCCAACATAGCAATAACACCCGAAAATTACTCGAAGCACAAAAAACCCTTGATGCAATGCGCCAACATGTCTTTTGCATTAATAAAAGCGGTCGGCTGATATGGGCAACACCGGAAGCTCAGGTGTTGTTGAATCAATATTCAGAGCAGCAGGGACAAGCTGATATTAATATAGAAGAACGCCTTAGCCGCTGGCTATCCTCCGGTGCTCAGGATGGACATGATCTGGTATTACCCTTGCAGAATAGCCTGATGTTAACGGTTTATTATTTTAAACAAACCGAAGAAGATGAATATTTATTAAAAATCCAATCACCGGATGTCGCTGTCGATCCCTCCGTATTGGAAGAAAGTCTTAAAATCACCTATCGAGAAGCCGAAGTCTTACTCTGGCTGGCACATGGTAAAACCAATCGGGAAATTGCTGAAATTCTCAAAATGAGCCCCCGAACCGTGAACAAACATCTGGAGCAAATGTACCCTAAAATTGGTGCTAACAATCGTACCACAGCGGCATCCATTGCCATTCAGAAGATTTTAGGGGGACGAATTGGTATGCCCGGAAAATAAAATAAATTGCAGCTTATAACATACCATGTTCAACAATAAATTTAATAATCGCTTGCAGTCCGACTTCTTTTTTCATCTTGGCAAAAATGAAAGGACGTTCACCACGCATTTTTTTTGCATCACGTTCCATCACTTCAAGTGAAGCACCCACATAAGGCGCGAGATCAATTTTATTAATCACCAGTAAGTCTGACTTAGTAATACCTGGGCCACCTTTTCTGGGAATCTTATCACCCGCAGCCACATCAATAACATAAATCGTTAAATCAGAAAGCTCCGGGCTAAAGGTAGCACTTAAATTGTCTCCACCACTTTCAATAAAAACCATATCCAGGCCTTCAAAACGTGCTTGCAAATCACTCACTGCCGTTAGGTTCATCGAAGCATCTTCGCGGATGGCAGTATGAGGACAACCGCCCGTTTCTACACCCAAAATACGTTCTTCTTCAAGTGCGCCATTGCGAATAAGAAACTCCGCATCTTCACGGGTATAAATATCATTTGTTACCACAGCAATATTATATTGATCCTTCATATTGCTACATAGTGCTTGCAAGAGTGCTGTTTTACCTGAGCCGACTGGGCCACCGACACCGACTCTTAAAATCTGATCAGACATTTGTTTTTCCTTTATGTTTTTACTCTATGTTTCAATAAATAGTAATTGTTCAGTGTCATTCCCATACCCGATTAAAGCGTTATATAATCCTAAAAAAATCAGTTGAACCTACTGTGACCGCCTTATGCACTGAATCTTAAGGATTTTCCAGAACATTTTGACTTCACCCGTAGGGTGACTACGAATAAAACCAAAATAACCTGTAAAACCCTTAATCTTCAGCGCCTAAGTCGCTCTCGCTACGATTCAACTGATTATTTTAGGATAATCCTAAAAAATCAAGAACGAAATAAGCGTGAATATTGCACTTCATGTTGTGCACAAGCAATACTAAAACCCGGTGCTAACGTACCAATTTCTTCATCACAAAGTGACATTGCATTTACGACACTATCATTAATTTTTGCTATCAACCCACTGAGAATTCGTTGCCCGGCAGTTTGTCCTAACGGAATAAGTTTGATGCTGGCGGCCACCTGATTTTCACACCATGACCAAAGAAAACCACGAATAGCTTCTGGTAATGGAATACGCCAAACAACACAGGCCAGAGAAAAAACCAGCGCATAGGTCGGTGTTTCAAGCTGCCCGATAAGCGTTCGATATTGTTCAATATTCGCTTGCTCAGCATTAGAGGTAGGCAATATATCATTGAGTAAACGCCACAATGCCCGTCCCATTTGCTGGTCTTCAAGATATAACTCACTAGACTCACGACTGGCCAGTAAAAATTGATTCCATTGTTCCAGCTTCTGAAAATCTTGTGCCTGCCACGCCTGATACAGTCGAACTAATACCGGTGCATCCAAGGTCGCAAGCGAGTCACTTAAAATACCCTGAATCCATTTATTTGCTTCTGCTTCATTACTAACCCAAGCTTTTTCAATAGCGGTCTCTAAACCCTGAGAATAAGCATAAGCACCAATTGGCAATGAGGGGCTAATAAGTTGCCAAAGACGTACCAGAGCATAAGGATCAACGGCTTCCTGTTCTGACATTGTTAATGATATTGGCATTGATGCGGCTTTAGTCATGTGAGTGGCTGTGAGAATGGCCACCATAAGCACCACTTTCAGGCTCAAAAGGAGCTTGAGCTGTGCTCACATTCAGGCCTAATTGTTTGAGCATGTCATCAAGCACATGGTCATGCAGATACGATAATGAGTTACTGGATATTTGCAAGGGGACATGACGATTACCCAAATGATAACAGGCTCTTGCCAGCAGCAAGGCATTGTCACATTGCACCAGTGACACAGTTTCATTGTCTGCCTGAATTTGGATAATTGAGCCATCTTCAGCCTGAAGGCAATCCCCTCCGCGTAACACCTCTCCGCGTTGAAGAAATAGTCCCGCCTGACGACCATCATCCAAAGTCACTTTCAAGCGACTTTTTTGGCGCAATTCAAAGGGCAATTTAAGATTTGCCGTGGCAGCTTTGGGTTCTGCTAATTTTTCGGTGATCTTTAACATAAAATAAATACAGTTCTGCTATTATAAATGTGGTTTAAAATAAAAAGTAACGTTGTGCTAGCGGTAATTCAGTGGCCGCTTCACAAACTAATAAGCGACCATCAGCACGCACTTCATAGGTTTGTGCATCCACTTCAATATTGGGCAGATAATTATTATGAATTAAATCTGCCTTGCTGATTTCACGGGTATTTTTTACCGCCACCAGACGCTTTTTCAGTCCGATGGCTGAAGCAATATTATTATCCATTGCCGCCTGAGAAACAAAAGTGACACTGGTACTTTCACGGGTCGCTCCATAAGCACCAAACATCGGGCGATAATGAACTGGTTGCGGTGTGGGGATCGACGCATTGGGGTCTCCCATAGGTGCTGCGGCAATGAATCCACCCTTAATAATCAAAGCCGGTTTGGCGCCAAAAAAAGCCGGTTTCCATAACACTAAATCCGCTAGTTTGCCAACTTCGATACTACCCACTTCATGTGCAATACCATGAGTAATCGCAGGATTGATGGTGTACTTGGCAATATAACGCTTGATGCGCTGATTATCATTACGTTCAGAATCACCTTCCAGAGGGCCAAACTGAACTTTCATTTTATGGGCTGTTTGCCAAGTACGGGTAATCACCTCACCCACTCGACCCATTGCCTGAGAGTCAGAAGCTATCATGCTGAACGCCCCTAAATCATGAAGAATATCTTCGGCAGCAATCGTTTCTCTGCGAATTCGAGATTCCGCAAAGGCGACATCTTCGGCAATACTGGCATCCAGATGATGACACACCATGAGCATATCAAGGTGTTCATCAATGGTATTGACGGTAAAGGGTCGGGTTGGATTAGTGCTGGAAGGCAAGATATTGGCTTCACCACAAAGCTTGATAATATCCGGCGCATGTCCACCACCTGCCCCCTCGGTATGATAGGTATGAATGGCTCGATGTTTAAAAGCAGCTAAGGTATCTTCCACAAAACCGGATTCATTGAGGGTATCGGTATGAATCGCCACTTGGATATCCATTTCATCAGCAACGGACAAGCAGGTATCAATAGAGGCCGGCGTTGTACCCCAGTCTTCATGAAGTTTTAAACCCATTGCCCCTGCAGCCACTTGTTCGCGCAAGGGCTCTTTCTGACTGGCATTGCCCTTGCCCATAAAGCCAAGGTTCATGGGAAATTGATCCGCAGCCTCCAACATACGATGTAGATTCCAGACACCCGGGGTGCAAGTCGTGGCATTAGTCCCTGTGGCAGGGCCGGTGCCGCCACCAAACATGGTGGTAACTCCTGACATGAGTGCTTCTTCTATTTGTTGCGGACAGATGAAATGAATATGCGAATCAATACCACCTGCGGTAATTATTTGACCTTCACCGGCAATGACTTCTGTTCCAGGGCCCACAATGATAGTAACACTCGGTTGAATATCCGGATTACCTGCCTTGCCTATGCCTGCAATGCGACCATTTTTAATCCCAATATCGGCTTTAACGATGCCCCAATGATCCACAATCAGGGCATTGGTAATCACGACATCCACAACATCTGCACCACAGGACTGACTTTGCCCCATGCCATCTCGAATGACTTTACCACCACCAAATTTGACTTCATCGCCATAAATGGTGTGATCGGCCTCGACTTCTAATAGCAGTTCCGTATCCCCCAGACGAACCCGATCACCGGTTGTGGGGCCATACATTTCAGCATAGGCTCTTTTGGAAATTTTACTCATGCCTGTTTCTCCAGTTGTCCCATCACCAGACCATTAAAGCCATAAATTTTTCTCAAGCCCGAGTATTCTACTAATTCAACTTCACGTTCTTGACCCGGCTCAAAACGAATTGCAGTACCTGCGGCAATATTAAGACGAAAACCTTTACTGGCTTCACGAGCAAAAGACAGTGCGGGATTAGTTTCATAAAAGTGATAATGCGAGCCCACTTGAATCGGTCGATCACCGGTATTGGCCACGGTCACGGATAGGGTTTTCATGCCGACATTGAGTTCAATGTCACCTTCATCAATAAAATATTCACCGGGTATCATGAGGATCTCCTACAGCAAGAATTAGGTAATGGGATTATGTACGGTTACTAATTTAGTACCATCAGGGAAAGTGGCTTCGACTTGGACATCATGTATCATCTCTGCAATACCGTCCATTACATCATCAAGCGATAATAAAGTCGTGCCATAAGACATCAATTCAGCAACGCTTCTACCATCACGAGCCCCTTCCATAATGGCCGCTGAAATATAGGCAACCGCCTCAGGGTGATTGAGTTTTAAGCCTCGCTCCTTACGCCTTTCTGCTAGCAGACCTGCTGTAAAAATCAGCAATTTATCTTTTTCTCTTGGGGTAAGCTGCATTGAATTCTCCGCTTTAATGAGTATGAAACGATGATATGGTAAAACTAAAACTTAATCTATACGGTAATTAACCTATTTCCTAAGATTCCTATCATCATGTGAGCATAATTTGGCTGAAATTACCCAATTATACGAACAAGCTAGCCTTATATTATCCAATTTATGGCTCTATAAAACTTTAAATTATCTCTTTTGTTCAGGCTGTAATAGCATGGACTCACTCGCATTGGACAAAACTGCCTTTAGACAAAATTCCACTATTGTGGTATTATATGCCGCTAAATTACTCGTCAGCAAATCCTTTGAGGTTATTTAATAATGTTCTATAAAGTCTTTCCAACCGCGCTTATTTTCAGTTTTCTATTCAGCAATACTTACGCCTTTCAATTCCCACTAGAAATGATTGACTACATGGATAATTCAACCATTATTATTTATGCTAAAAAAGATGATATTAATAAAACATCTACCTGGATTCCCGGTGAAGGCAAAGTGCCTTTGGGCATTAACGAGCTTGTTTCCACGGTAAACGCTTGGTTAAAAACTCAGTCTGAGATGGCCTCTTTAAAAATTAACTTGATTACCCACAAAGCTCCGCCATATTTCGATAACTATACTATAATTATACTATAATTAAAGTATAGATTATGTGTGGAGTAGAATGATGTCAAAAAATAAAATTCAGTTTCAAGAAGGTTATAGTTTATTTGAGCTTTTTAATGATTATGGCACTGACAAACAGTGCCGACAAGCCTTATTTAAATGGAAATTTCCTGATGGATTTGTTTGCCCAGAGTGTGGCAATAAGACTTATTGCACTCTAGAACATCGCCATCTTTATCAGTGCCACCATTGTCATCATCAGACATCAGCAACCTGTGGGACAATATTTGATAGTACCAAACTGCCTTTATCTAAGTGGTTTTTAGCGATTCATCTTATGACTCAATTGAAGACAGCGGTTTCAGCATTAGAATTAAAGAGACAGCTTAAGGTAAGCTACAATACAGCCTGGAGTATGAAACAAAAGATCATGCAGGTTATGAAAGAACGTGATGACAGTAAACCTTTATCAGGCATCATTCAAATTGATGATGCCTACTGGGGTGGTGAGCACAGAGGCGGCTCCAGAGGTCGTGGTTCAGAAAATAAAACACCGTTCGTTGCAGCCGTTTCTACTAATGAAGATGGACACCCGATTGCAATGAATTTAAATGTGCTTAAAGGGTTTAAATCCAGTGAAATAAAACGATGGGCACAAACTCATTTAACACCTGGAAGTACTGTTTACTCAGATGGGTTAAATTGTTTTCCTGCGGTTAAAGAAGCTGACTGTAAGCATGTTCCAATCGTCACGGGTGGTGGTGCGGCAAGTGTTGATAAAATTGAGTTTATCTGGGTTAACACTATGATAGGTAATATTAAAAACTCTATGAAGGGAAGCTATCATTCCATTAACTCAAAACATTTACCTCGGTATCTTGCTGAATTTTGTTATCGGTTTAATAGACGCTTTAACTTAAAAGACATGATGCCAAGGTTTTTTATGGGTAATCAAGAAAATTAATGAAATCGAATTAAAAAAAGTAACGAAGCATGAAAAAGATAATTACTGGTATTATCTGGTGCAATTAAAAAACAAAAAGGATATTAAATACTTGGCAATTCTAATGAATGGCCAGATTCTTCCGGCGATTAAAGAACCTCAATCCTACAAATAATGAATCCTATATTTGTAACAATAAAAAAAGGGGTGCTGATAAATTATTGAGTTAAATTTTATTTCTGCACCTTGAAGGATCTTTTATTTATTAATTTTCGAGGGTGTCAATGAATATAATTACTCTGTTCCCGTTTCTTAAATGGTTTAAATTTATTACCAAAGAAACACTCAAGGATGATTTTTTAGCAGGTCTTACTGGCGCGGTTATTGTGCTCCCTCAAGGAGTTGCCTTTGCCACCATCGCCGGACTTCCCCCCCCAATATGGTCTTTACACTGCAATGGTCACTCCGATTATTGCAGCACTCTTCGGCTCATCCCATCATCTGGTTTCCGGTCCGACAACGGCAATTTCTATTGTGATTTTTTCTGCCATCAGCAATCATGCGACTCCCGGCACACCAGAATTTATTTCCCTGGCACTGACGCTGACGTTTTTAGCCGGAGTCTATCAACTGGCCTTTGGCATCGGTAGACTCGGCTCTCTGGTCAACTTCGTTTCTCATACAGTCGTCATCGGCTTTACCGCTGGGGCTGCGATTTTAATTGCCACCAGCCAGATGAAACATATTACCGGAATAGAACTCCCAAAAGGTGAAACCTTTATACATGTCTGGATGGATATTTTCGCCGATATAGGACACACCAACCCCTATCTTATTGCCATCGCACTGGTGACTTTACTGACTGCCTTGTTGACCAAAAAGCTTTTTCCTAAAATACCCAATCTGCTCATTGGTATGGTGATTGGCAGTCTGCTGGCTCTGTATTTAAAACAAAGCACCGATTCCATTAAACTAGTGGGTGAAATCCCCGATCATCTCCCGCCCTTTTCAACCCCTGATTTTTCCTGGGAATCCATTAAATCACTTGCGCCTGAAGCCTTTGCCGTAGCCTTATTGGGTCTAATTGAAGCCGTATCCATCAGTCGTGCCGTCGCCAATAAATCCAATCAGCGTATTGATGCCAACCAGGAGTTTATCGGTCAGGGTTTGTCCAATATAGCCGGCAGTTTCTTTTCCAGTTATGCTGGTTCCGGCTCTTTTACCCGCTCCGGAATCAATTATGAAGCCGGAGCAAAAACGCCCTTGTCAGCCATTTTTGCAGCCTTAATGTTAATGCTTATTGTGCTTTTGATTGCCCCTCTAACCGCTTATTTACCCGTAGCGGCTATGGGCGGGGTGATTCTTCTGGTGGCGTATAACCTGGTTGATTTTCATCATATCAAGCAGGTTTTAACCATGAGCAAATCTGAAACGGCCATTTTATTAACTACCTTTTTTGCCACCCTATTTTTAGAACTGGAGTTTGCCATTTATCTCGGTGTTATTTTATCTCTGGTATTTTTTCTGGCCAAAACCTCCACACCGTATATTCCCACTTTATCCACCGATCCATCAACAGCGCATAGAAAAATGGTCAATATAGAAAAGAAACCGTTAAAACAATGCCCTCAAATAAAAATTATTCGTATTGATATGTCTGTTTATTTCGGTTCCATTAACTATATTCAGAATCGCCTAGCTCGAATTGTAGAAAATGAACAAATTAAGCATATTTTAATTGTTTCCAGCGGTATCAACTTTATTGATCTGGCTGGGGCAGAAGCTTTGGTAATAGAAAACAGACGTCTCAAAGCAATGGGAGGTGGACTCTATTTTGTTGGTATTAAATCTACTGTGTATGAGTTTGCTGCAAAATCCTGCTTTATCCAAAATATCGGTTCTAATCATTTTTTTGATTCCAAACAAGAAGCCATACACGCACTTTATAATCGAGTTGACCATGATATCTGTGCCAAATGTAATGCCTTAATATTTAAGGAGTGCGAATAAAAAAATATTATTACTTAACTTTATTTATTGTGAATAGCAAAATATATTTTACTTCTTCTGAGCTTGTAAAAATTCACCATTATATTTAATAAGATTGCAATGATTGCAATACTCCAGACAATTACTGCTCCACTAGGTAAATCAAATAGGGCAGAAAATACTAAGCCACTCAGATAACCTAATAAACCAATAATATAACCAAAAATCAATTTATTTCTACCACTAAAATGAATGCTGCCTAAAGCAGGAATTATTAAACTTGAAAAAACTAAATAAACACCGACTAATTGAACAGAAGCAGTTATAGCCAAGGCAAATAATATATAAAACCCCTGACCTCCAATGTGTTTTTTAAAATTTATCCAAATAAGGATAACAAAAATGGAAAGAAAACAGACCGGAAGCAATTGTTCCCAGGTGACCCACAATATTTGTCCCACCAACAAATCTTTTAAATGTTCACCACCATGAGGATTTCCTGCCAGCATAAGAATGCTGGCAGTGGCAGCCAGCACAAAGGTGATACCAATCACCGATTCTTGATATGCCCCCCACTTTTTTTCAATTTGTCCTAATAAAAAAGCACCTAATAATGCACTCAATATTGCGGTTGCTTGTATTGCCCAATTACCATATT
This genomic window from sulfur-oxidizing endosymbiont of Gigantopelta aegis contains:
- a CDS encoding metal ABC transporter permease, coding for MDGSLNSIIKGQYAMNYEGLDMSILLPAFCAGIIVLLTHVPLGQEVLKRGIIFIDLAIAQIAGLGVITAHFFDLAEYGNWAIQATAILSALLGAFLLGQIEKKWGAYQESVIGITFVLAATASILMLAGNPHGGEHLKDLLVGQILWVTWEQLLPVCFLSIFVILIWINFKKHIGGQGFYILFALAITASVQLVGVYLVFSSLIIPALGSIHFSGRNKLIFGYIIGLLGYLSGLVFSALFDLPSGAVIVWSIAIIAILLNIMVNFYKLRRSKIYFAIHNK
- the ureA gene encoding urease subunit gamma; its protein translation is MQLTPREKDKLLIFTAGLLAERRKERGLKLNHPEAVAYISAAIMEGARDGRSVAELMSYGTTLLSLDDVMDGIAEMIHDVQVEATFPDGTKLVTVHNPIT
- a CDS encoding IS1595 family transposase, producing the protein MSKNKIQFQEGYSLFELFNDYGTDKQCRQALFKWKFPDGFVCPECGNKTYCTLEHRHLYQCHHCHHQTSATCGTIFDSTKLPLSKWFLAIHLMTQLKTAVSALELKRQLKVSYNTAWSMKQKIMQVMKERDDSKPLSGIIQIDDAYWGGEHRGGSRGRGSENKTPFVAAVSTNEDGHPIAMNLNVLKGFKSSEIKRWAQTHLTPGSTVYSDGLNCFPAVKEADCKHVPIVTGGGAASVDKIEFIWVNTMIGNIKNSMKGSYHSINSKHLPRYLAEFCYRFNRRFNLKDMMPRFFMGNQEN
- the ureG gene encoding urease accessory protein UreG — encoded protein: MSDQILRVGVGGPVGSGKTALLQALCSNMKDQYNIAVVTNDIYTREDAEFLIRNGALEEERILGVETGGCPHTAIREDASMNLTAVSDLQARFEGLDMVFIESGGDNLSATFSPELSDLTIYVIDVAAGDKIPRKGGPGITKSDLLVINKIDLAPYVGASLEVMERDAKKMRGERPFIFAKMKKEVGLQAIIKFIVEHGML
- the ureC gene encoding urease subunit alpha, with product MSKISKRAYAEMYGPTTGDRVRLGDTELLLEVEADHTIYGDEVKFGGGKVIRDGMGQSQSCGADVVDVVITNALIVDHWGIVKADIGIKNGRIAGIGKAGNPDIQPSVTIIVGPGTEVIAGEGQIITAGGIDSHIHFICPQQIEEALMSGVTTMFGGGTGPATGTNATTCTPGVWNLHRMLEAADQFPMNLGFMGKGNASQKEPLREQVAAGAMGLKLHEDWGTTPASIDTCLSVADEMDIQVAIHTDTLNESGFVEDTLAAFKHRAIHTYHTEGAGGGHAPDIIKLCGEANILPSSTNPTRPFTVNTIDEHLDMLMVCHHLDASIAEDVAFAESRIRRETIAAEDILHDLGAFSMIASDSQAMGRVGEVITRTWQTAHKMKVQFGPLEGDSERNDNQRIKRYIAKYTINPAITHGIAHEVGSIEVGKLADLVLWKPAFFGAKPALIIKGGFIAAAPMGDPNASIPTPQPVHYRPMFGAYGATRESTSVTFVSQAAMDNNIASAIGLKKRLVAVKNTREISKADLIHNNYLPNIEVDAQTYEVRADGRLLVCEAATELPLAQRYFLF
- the ureE gene encoding urease accessory protein UreE, which encodes MLKITEKLAEPKAATANLKLPFELRQKSRLKVTLDDGRQAGLFLQRGEVLRGGDCLQAEDGSIIQIQADNETVSLVQCDNALLLARACYHLGNRHVPLQISSNSLSYLHDHVLDDMLKQLGLNVSTAQAPFEPESGAYGGHSHSHSHD
- a CDS encoding DNA-binding response regulator, whose product is MQFKDKLTVLVVDDSPESLSMINMALDDAGIAVLVALNGQQAINVLEHVTPDIVLLDAVMPVMDGFQCAREVRKKLPLTPIIFMTGLSEVEHIVKAFDAGANDYIVKPIRPEEMLVRIRQHSNNTRKLLEAQKTLDAMRQHVFCINKSGRLIWATPEAQVLLNQYSEQQGQADINIEERLSRWLSSGAQDGHDLVLPLQNSLMLTVYYFKQTEEDEYLLKIQSPDVAVDPSVLEESLKITYREAEVLLWLAHGKTNREIAEILKMSPRTVNKHLEQMYPKIGANNRTTAASIAIQKILGGRIGMPGK
- a CDS encoding urease subunit beta; its protein translation is MIPGEYFIDEGDIELNVGMKTLSVTVANTGDRPIQVGSHYHFYETNPALSFAREASKGFRLNIAAGTAIRFEPGQEREVELVEYSGLRKIYGFNGLVMGQLEKQA
- a CDS encoding urease accessory protein UreF; translation: MPISLTMSEQEAVDPYALVRLWQLISPSLPIGAYAYSQGLETAIEKAWVSNEAEANKWIQGILSDSLATLDAPVLVRLYQAWQAQDFQKLEQWNQFLLASRESSELYLEDQQMGRALWRLLNDILPTSNAEQANIEQYRTLIGQLETPTYALVFSLACVVWRIPLPEAIRGFLWSWCENQVAASIKLIPLGQTAGQRILSGLIAKINDSVVNAMSLCDEEIGTLAPGFSIACAQHEVQYSRLFRS